CTCGTACTGTTGGATTTCCGCATTGATCGCCACTAAGGCGTGAATTCCGGTATTACTTCCCGTGCAGTATTCTACGCCAGGAAGAAAGGGAAACCGGTTGCTGTTCCAAGATATTTCGGTTTGTTCTTGAATGGCGTGCGCATCGGATATTCCCAGCGTAATTTGAGCGCGTTCCCAGATAACGCTCGCCGGATCAATTCCCAGTTCTTTAAAATTCAGTGCAGGAAAGACGCCTGAAACAGTCAGATTCAATTTATAAACCGGAACGGAATAGATCCCCCGAAAAAGAGCGGCGCAATCCAATTTTCCCGCAACCTGCAACTTTTCCGGCAGAAAAATCGCATGCCGAGTCTCGGTGTGATTAATTAGTTGACCGGTCGCACTCATCTCGTTCCATTGATACGTATAAGGAACAATCAAAGCAGGCCCGTTGATAGATTGCGATTGTCCCCACTTTGAAGAAATTTCTTCAATAACGGATTGCTGCCGACCTTGACGCTCGTTCACTAAGCTTCCGATCATGAATATCGGTATTTGGAGAAAGAGAACAAGAATGCCTACTCCTATAAGGCGTACAATCTTTGATTGGCGAATCGATGTTATGACGTGATTCAATGAGTTTTGCATGATTCATTCTTCTCCTATAATGGGATGGGGAAAATTTCCTAAAATGCTCCCCATTGTCTAGACAAGAAATCGTAAAAATCAGGTGGAAAGCGACTTTTCTTTTATCTTCCCTTTCTCCGGATCAGATCAAAGGGACAAGGGGCAACGGAAGTCGCGTAGGGTGGGCTCAAAGCGAAGCGTAGCCCATCATTACGATCGCCTAAGCCGTAGCCGCTTGGGGCAGAGCGCCGAATCTTCTCTCCCGATGGTGAAATTCCCGGATCGCCGCTTCCATATCGTCGGCAGTGAAATCCGGCCACATCGTTTCAAGAAATACCAACTCGGCATAAGCGCATTCCCAGAGGAGAAAATCGCTCAAACGCCGCTCGCCGCCGGTGCGGATAAGCAGATCGACGTCGGGAACGGCGGGATGGGCATGGTTGACCTCGGCCAGGCGCTGAGCGAAATTCTCCCGCGTCGCATCGCCGCTTCCGTCAAGCCGGGAGGCGGCGAAGAGAATGGAGTCGCGGGCGGAATAATCGATGGCGATGCGCAGGAGCATCTTTTCGCCCTGAGCCGTCGCCGCTTCCGCGCTTTCGACCGCCGCGCGCAAGCTGCGGGAAAGACGATCGCGGCGGCCAATGACGTTCAAGCGAATGCCGTTTTCCAGGCATTGCTTCCGTTCTTTGCGCAGAAAATCGTAAAAGAGGCTCATAAGGAGATTCACTTCGGACATCGGGCGTTTCCAATTGTCGGAGGAAAAGGCGTAAAGAGTCAGCGTAGTCACTCCCAGACGAAGCGCCGCCTCCACGGCGCGGCGCACGGCGTGGGAGCCTTGGCGATGGCCTTCGCCGCGAGGAAACCCGCGCTGAACGGCCCAACGTCCGTTGCCATCCATAATGATGGCGACATGGAACGAAGCGGAATTCAATGGGCAAAAAGCGCTTTGCATCATAAAGTACTCCTTGAAAAAAAATTTCAGCGTCCTTTCATGGCCTGGATCAAGGCCTCCATATGCGACAGGTAGCGTTCTAGCGCACATCGGCCTTCGGGAGCAAGGCGGTATTCCGTTTTGGGAATGCGGCCCTCGAAGGATTTGACGCAAACGATATATTGCGCTTCCTCCAACTTGCGCGCATGAACGCTGAGATTGCCGTCGGTGGTGTTAAGAATCTTCTTCAATTCGTTGAAGGTCAGCGTTTCATTCACAGCCAAAGCGCTGACGATGCCTAGACGGATGCGTTCATGAATCAACCGGTCCAATTTCGCAGGATCGGATTTGGACAAGATCGCGTGCACCACGCGCAGATCTTCGGAGTCCGCCGGACAAGCGGAGGGATGGTCTTTGTGCAAAACGTTATTTTTAGCCACCATGCCTCCAGGCGATGATTGCGCCGAAAAGAATATGCAAACCGCCGAAGCCCAAAGCCAGCATGAAGTTTCCCCATGCGGTCGGAAGAAAGAGCGTAACAGCGCCGACGGCGGCGAAGCAAGCGCCCATGAGGGGAATGACGCGCACGGAAAACGCGCCGCCGGTAATGACGCCGACGCCGTAAAGCAAAAGCCAAAGACCGGGAAGCGCGTCTGTCATTCCTTGCCGGAACAAGACGGCGGTCAGCGGAACCCCCGCCAGAATAGGAGCGATAAGATTAAGCATGAACTTTCCCCCCGCGCCGGAAAAAAGCGATGAATTGGCCAGGCGGGCTTTATACCCCATCGAAACGATGCCGATTAAAATGGCAAGGATCGAATCGCCCAGCCAAAGATAAAGCCAATTTCCGGTTCCGGCGAAGCGGGAAGAGATGACGGCGGTCATAATGGCCGTGCCGCCCATCAAAATCATTCCCCAGCCGGGAACGGCGGTAAAAGAAGCGGAGCGCTCCATCACCTGGCGAATGAAGCGAAGATCGTTCATGGCGTGCACATGCAGCGCCGGAGCGTCTTTAGGCTGATCTTGAAAGATTCGGTTCTGCATAGAATAATTCTATCCCCATTATTCGCATTCGTCAAGTACTTTATATCATAAAGTTGATAAGGAAAACGAATACGTAAACTACTAGTAACGCCTTTTTTTCTTTTTTCCATTTTTTTAATTTCTTTAATCGTAAGAGGATTATCTTTAATTTCATGCCTGCCATAAAAAAAGTGGGTGGCAAGGGCAAGGCGTCAGCCTGCCCTTGAGAGATTGATCAAAGGCAGACTTCGTCTTGCCTTGCCGCTCCCGTCAACCATCGTCATCCCAGCCTTGAAAGGCTGGGCTATTTTAAATGCCCCTTTAAAGGGGCAAACGATAATAGCCCGCTGTTTCAACGGCGGGGCGGCAGGTCTTTTCTTCCTGCAATCGCCGAGGGCCATTTCTCGGTAGAGGGGCTTAATCATTCCAATGGGTGGCAAGGGCAAGGCGTCAGCCTGCCCTTGAGAGATCGATCAAAGGCAGACTTCGTCTTGCCTTGCCGCCCCCGTCATTCATCATTCATCACTCATCATTCCAAGTAAAGCACAACCCGCCATCCCCCTACGGACGCTCCGCGCGCAGAACGCAGGCGAGCGCCCAATCGGCATGATCGCCCTTGGTATCGTTTTCCGCATTATCGACGATTAACGTCAAGCGGTTGGTTCCTTCCTCTTTCTTGGGCAAATGGACAAGGACGAAGCATGGGTGGGAATAGGGGATGGTCAACGGTCCCTCGTATTTCATTTCGCCATTAACCAAAACGGAAAAAGAAACGGTTCCCCATCCCGGATACTCATCGTAAAGCATCAACGCTTCGGCGTCCACGCCCGTCCAGCATTGAAAGACATCGTACTCGCCGGGGACGTCGTATTCGATGCGGGATTTGGCGTGCGCGCCCAGGCCGTAACGGTAGATTCGATCGCCGATGCGCAATTGATTTCCATCGGTGGAAAGGTCTATCCCCACGCCATAGCCGGGCGGAGGATCGGCGGCCAGTTCGGGAGGAACAGCGGGCCAATCCTGTTGCGAAAAGACTGGCTTTATATGGCTAAGATAGAGGATGCGCGGGTCCTCTTCCCTTCCCCGGTTGCGCGCCCATAGCAAAAACGCCGATAGCAACATGGCGAAAAGAAGCGCATTCGCCATAATGGAAAACCGGCGATGAGGACTGGCGGGAAGAATCCATTCGTAAGCAATAAAGAGGACGAATAAAATTACATTGGCGGCGGCAATCCAAATTCCTTGAGAAGCATCAATTTCAGACGCTTGGCGAATCTCGCCGATAAGCGGACAGATCGTTATTAAATTCATAAGAAAAGTGAAAGTCAAAGCGGCGTAGAAGCAGCGGCGCGATCGGCTGGCGGCGGCCAATAAGGCGTAAAAAATGAAGAAAGGAAACAAGTAGCGCTCATGAACCTTCACTGGCAACATGTAGAAAGCGAGAGCGGCGAAGGAAACGGCGGCGAGAATCCCTTCCTCGCTGGAGCGCTTAACGATTGCGTAAAGGCTTACTAAAAAAGCCGCGCCGAATAGCGCCGTCCCCAAATTCTTATAGGTTAAATAAACCACAAGAGCATTGGCTGACAATTCGCCATCGCTGCCGAACAACCAGCCCCAGATGCGTTCGGGCAGGATATTAGGATCGGAATGCAGCCGCCATAAATTGAACGCCCCGATGGTTACGCTTTGGCCCCATTGGAAATTTTCCGTCACGCAGCGCAGCCATAATGTCGGCAATTTTCCCGCGGCGATAAAGGGCGATAAGATGAGCAGCGCAGCGAGAACGAATCCCGCCAACGCGATGAATGCGGCTTTACCGCCCTTGCGCAAAAGAGGAACCAGGAAAAAAAGCGGAAGGAAAGGCAAGGCTTGAATCTTCATCAACAGCGCCGCCGCCAGCGCCGCCCCGCCGTAGAAAAATCGCCCATCCAGCAGCCAGAGCAGCGAGAATAACAGCAGCGCCGCGAAGATGGCGTCCACCTGGCCGTAATAGACGCTGACGTAAATGACGGCGGGATTGAGGTAATAAAGCGCCATCGCCCATAATCCAGCCGATTCGCCCCGCCGCTTGGCGAGCCAATGATAAAGCCCCCAGGCGGCAACGGCTTCGAACAGAACCGTCGCGCTCTTTATCAGGCAAAGAAACAAGCGCGATTCGAAGGGCGCGGAAAAAAACAGCCGGAAGACCTTGGCTAATAAATATAAAACGTAAAGATAAACCGGCGGATAGTTGATTAGGCGATGCTCGAAGGCTTCGGGATGGTCGTAGATGGAGAGCAAGCCTTCGTTGGCCATATATTTTGCCCAAGAGGAGAAGAAGATAAAATCCTGCTCGAAGCCGATGACAGGAAGAAAAGGAAGACGCAGTAAAAGTCCCAACAAAAGCAAAGTACGAAACCGCATCGAGGGTTCCATGAAGAAATCGAGATTGAATTTGACCTTTCCCATTCGCGTTTATCCCTACCGAGTCTATTACGCGGACACCGACGCCGGAGGCGTAGTCTATTATGCGCAGTATCTCAGAATCTTCGAACGGATGCGAGCGCTCTACGTCGAAGAATACGGGCTAACGCTGCGGGAAATGGCCGAACGCAACTGCGTCTTCGTCTGCCGCCGGGCGGAAGTGGATTACCTCTCCCCCGCCCTCTTGGACGACAAACTGGAGGTCAAAACCTGGATATCCGAGTTGGGGGGAGCGTATTTGACTTTTCAATACGAAATCGTCTGCCCGGAAAGAACCGGCGAGGAAGGCCAACCAGCGCGCATCGCTGCAGGAATCACCAAAATGGCCTGTTGCCGCCGGGACGAAAGCGTCATGAAAACGTGCAGGATCCCCTCCTGGGTATTGGAACGGTTGGGGGATTCTTAAGACTTTCTAAATTGAATTGCCGGTTAGAATGAACTATTCGACTTATCATATCATATTACGCAGCCTGGGAGTACGGGCATCCTGCCCGCAAATTTGGAAGACCGTTCCAGAGCGATGGACAGGTCTTATTTATTGTTGCGTTTTTTAATCGCGAAACCGCGAAACGGCGCGAAATCCACGAAATTTTCGAATCACGGATATTGCGAGTTCTTTTGGATTCCACAGAAATATCTTTCTCGCAGCTCGATTACTTGCATCGACAGTTTTTCTTTTCTTTTTTTCGCGTTTTTCTTTTCCTTTCGTGTTTTCGCGATTCAATCGACGAGAGTAAGAGATTCCTTTAATTATTCATTGCGCGTAACATGAGTTAATACATTGCGCTTATTTGGAAGCATAACCACTTAATGCGAGGGCGATATTAGCAATTAGGAGAACAGCGAATCATGGAGCCGCGCATTCCAATCGACAGGGAAAAAATCGAAAAATTCTGCGCCAAATGGAGCGTCAAGGAGTTTTATCTCTTCGGTTCCGTGCTGCGGGACGATTTCGGACCGGACAGCGATGTGGACGTTTGCGTCCGATTCGATCCAAACGCGCCGTGGGATTTGATGCACATTGTCGAGATGATCGAGGAATTGGAAGGGATTTTCGGCAGAAAGGTCGATTTATTGGAGGCTGACGCCATACGCAATCCATTTCGAAAAAAAAGGATTCTTCAAACGCGGAGGTTGATTTATGCCGCGTGAAAAAGAAGACGCAACCTACTTGTGGGATATGTTGGAAGCTTGCCGGAAAATCGAAACGATAATTTCGGGAAAAACATGGCGGGATTTCGAATGCGATATGGTGATTCGCCACGCCGTGGAACGATTGATCGAAATCATAGGCGAAGCGGCGCGAAATATATCCGCTGAATTTAAAACGCTTCATCCGGAAATTCCTTGGAAAGGAATCATCGGTCAGCGTCATATCATCGCCCATGAATACGCAGAGATCCAATACGAAAGAATATGGAAAATTGCAACGAATCGCATTCCTGAACTTCTATATCAATTAACGCCTCTCGTTCGAATCCCCGAAAACGAAGAATAGTGCTTTAGAGAAATGGGGAATTTCATCACGATACTCGTTCCCGCCTTGTCGATAAGTCGTTTTGGTAATCGTACGCAAGAATAAAATCTCGCCGCAAGGCTCTTGTAGATTGACCATACTATCGGCTCGTGGTAAAAACGGAGCAGAGATTTTTCTCCATTATTACGATGCGATAGCGATAAAAGCATGGGCGAGCGTTTTTCGATTTTTCTCCTTTTCACCATCGGAATGAATCTTTTCTGCGGCGTTGCGGCGTTGGCGCAGGATGCTGGGGGGCGTCCTCCCTTGGAAATCTTGCGCGGCTCGCCCCAGTACGATTTCGTCAACGAGATTCTCACCGTCGCGCCCGACGAAAAAGGACTAGCCGCCATCGAGCAGGAGGAATTGTCGGTTACGGCGCAACATCTCGTCTACAATATGAAGTCGGAAATCCTCAACGCCACCGGCGACGCCCGGCTGTGGGATCATGGCTCAATTCTGCGGGGGGAGAGCTTGCAATACAACTTCGCCTTCAAATCGGGAAGCATGATGGGCGTGCAAAACTCCGAACTGTCGGACGGCGTCTATTTCAGCGGCAAGCAGCTGGATTTCGAGGAGAGAACGGCGGAGCCGGTAAAAGGCGCCACGGAACCGCAAAAACTGCGCGTGTATACGATGCATGACGGCATGGTAACCACCAACGACATGCCCTATCCTTATTACCAGATCGACTACGATAAATTAGTTCTAATGCCGAATAAGAGGATGTGGGTCTACAATCTCACCTTCGTCACCAACGGCGTCCCTCTGATGTATTCCCCCTTTTATACGAAATCGCTGAGAGAACACCGCGTCGCCTATTTTATCGAAGTGGGAAGTTATCGGCATCTGGGAACGGCGGTCTTCAACCGCATTCTTTACCGCATGTCGGAAGAATATACGTTCAACGTCTACGGCGATTACTATTCGCGCATCGGCTTCGGCAAAGGCGCGAAAGCGGAATTCGACGTGAACGGCCCCTACGGCCCCAAAGGATTCCTCTACGGATACCACATCGATCAAGACGGCTCCGACAACGACAATATTTTCGAAGACAGCGACCGTTATCACATCGCGGGCACTTATGGGCAAGATTTGCCCTACAACATGCGGCTGCAAATCCAAGGACACAAGCTTTCCGATTCGGAATACCGCTGGGATTTCCGGCGGCCGGAACGGGTGCGGGAGATGAAAGTAAGAGAGAGCGAAAAAGACCCCGTCTCCTTTATCAATTTATCGAAAACCTGGGAAGACCAAAGCGCCCGCATCACCTACGCCTCCCGCTTCGAGCCTTTTTATTACAACGGTCTGCCTTACGTGGAACGGTTGCCGGAAATCCATGTCGAGCAATACCCGATGCGGCTATTTGGTTCAGGCATCTACGCCGTCATGCGATTGGATTATGGACGCTACCGGCGGGAGGAGGGCGCCACCTATCCTATCAACAAGAACGTCCTGTTCGATCAAACCAATTACGTGGACGACGTGGAACGCTACGATGCGGAACTGACGCTGTCGTACCCCCTTGCGCTACCGTCGAATTTTCATCTCAAGCCCTGGCTGGGCTATCGGGGAACGTATTACGGCGACCCGTCGCGTTCCATCGACGATCCCAACCTGGCAGGATATCAATTTACGGAATACGATTTCGATTCCGAAATGCGATCCATGCCGGAGGGAGGGCTGGAACTCTCAACGCGGCGCACGTACGAGTTCGATCCCTTTCTGGACCGCTTCGCGCGAATGCGGGCGGTTGTGGAGCCGGTTCTGCAATACAGCTATTATCATCCAGATAACGCTTTGGAAGAGATTATGTCGGGACCGGCGCGCTTTCCCTATATCGATCCAACGGACGAAATCCGATACCAAATGCACCGCGTTTCGTCTTTAGTGCGCACGACGATTCAAGGGAAAAACGAAGCGGGATTCTCCAGCGATTTCGCTTACCTGGCGGCGGGAGCGTCGTTCGACATGATTTCCGACGGCAATTTGAAATACGACAACTTCGAATATTTCGACGATCCCGCTGAACATGACGATTATCGTTTTTCCGACCTGATCGAGGAGTTTCGCATCTACCCCTTTCCCTGGATTTCGCTGGGCAATACGCTGCGCTACGACATCGACGACAGTTTGGTGCGCTCGTCGTACTATTACGCCAATTTGAATCCGGTAAAAACGCTGGAATTGAGCGCGGGATTTTATACCTATGAATTTCCTTTCTTATATCACAACGCCCCCTATTACGAAGAAGGAGGACAAGAAGACCTCATCTTCAGCCTGAGATACGACATCTCCAAAAAATGGCAAGTTTATTACTCGACGCGATACGATGTGGACAGTTCGGTATTTCGTTCGAACCGCGTAGGCCTATTGCGAGATTTATACGATTTTTACGCCTTGTTCGAAGTGGAGTATGAAGAACATCCATTTCTGGAAGACGATCTGTCCTTTAACTTCAGCATCCATTTCTGGGGCATCGGAGGCCGCCAAGGGCAGAACATTCCCGTGCGGTTTTGATAACTCATGTTACGCAATTCATTTTCCCTCGCCCTTTGGGAGAGGGTCAGGGTGAGGGATTAAATCCACTAATATCAACCCTCACCTAACCTCTCCCAATCTTGGGAGAGGGATTTTAAATGCGACAAATTAAATGGCGATTGGAATAAACCCTATTTCAATTGACTCTGGCAATCAACAACCTGTTTTTTCAGCAACCGGACGGCGTGTTCCAGCGGTTTTAATACCCAAGTCAAACAATCGACCGCTCCTTGTGGACTTCCTGGAAGGTTGAGAAGAAATACGTCATGAACAACGCCTGCCGTGGCGCGGGAGAGTATAGCGTAGGGCGTTTTTTCCAAAGAACGGCGGCGCATTTCTTCGCCGAAGCCGGGCAATTCCTTCTCGAGGAGCGAGCGCGCGACATCGACCGAGCAATCGCGGGGGCCGATGCCGGTTCCCCCGGAGGTCAAGATAACGTCGTAATCGCCGGAAACTGCGAGATCGAGTATCTTTTTTCGCAACCGTTCGGCGTCGTCCGGCAAGACATCCAATCTGACGCATTCGCCGCCATTCTTCTCGATCAACGTCCGCAGAAGCGGTCCGGCGGCGTCTTCCCGCACTCCCAGGGCGGCGCGGTCGCTTAAAACGATAATCGCGAAACGTATTCCTTTCAGCATTGATTTTTCCTAAAATCGTTTATGATTGATTCGTTCGCCTCCGCGGCTCCTCGATGGCGATGATAATGCGCCGACGGCGAAAATCGAAGGAAAAGGCGCAATGGCGTAACCAAGAGTTGTTCTTTTCGTTGGTATATATTAGTATCGATAGAGCATACCTGCAAACGGAGCCTCATCGATCGGCGCATGAATCGAGTAAGGATAAGAATCAATGAATACGCGCATTCCATGGACAATCGCTCTACTTTTATTCTCCATCCTATTCGTCTCGCTGGACGGACCAGGAGCATGGGCGCAAAAAACCGGCGCAGCGTCGGAAGTGATCCCGGCTACCGGGACACCGGCGGGATTAACGGCGAGCGAGGAAGAACAGGGAATGACGCTTTACGATCTGTTGAAAGCGGGCGGCTGGGTCATGTATATCATCGGCGCATTATCCATCCTGGCGCTGGGATTGACGATCTATTATTCCATAACTTTAACGGAACGCAATGTCGTATCCAACGAACTGGTTATGCAGATTCGGCATTACCTCCAAGATCGGCGCTATGACGATATCGCTCGTTTGTGCCGCCGCTCGAAAGGAATGTTCGGCAAGGTGATTCTGGCGGGCGTAACGCGCGGCGCCATCGATCCCGGCGGCGTCTCTTCTACGATGGAAGCCGTCGGACGCCGCGAAGCGGAAGCCTTGATGCGAAAGGCGCGCCATTTATCCGATATCGCCACGATTGCGCCGATGCTGGGGCTTTTAGGCACGGTGTTGGGAATGATCAACGCCTTCAATTTCATCGCCTTCGACATCAGCGCCGTTAAGCCGGTGGCGTTAGCCAGCGCCGTCGCCCAGGCGCTGGTTACTACGGCGGCGGGTTTGATCGTCGCTATCCCTTGTATGGGCATTTTCTTCTATTTCCGGGGAAAGGTCCAATTTCTCGTAGGAAGAGTAGAAGAAGTGGCGGTGGAAATCGCCGAGGCGCTCTCTTCAACGGACGCAACCAAACGCAAAACCACGATTCGCAAAGGCTGAGAGGGATCGAACATGAATTTTCTTGGCCGCTATCGCGAAGATGAACCCGGCATCCCAATGGCGCCGATGATCGACATTATTTTTCTTTTGTTGATCTTCTTCATCACAACGTCCGTCTTCGCCCGTCTTGAAAACGAACTCGCCATCACCGTTCCCACGGCGGAAACCGCTACAACTCCCAAACGAAACCTCGGCGAGTTGGTCGTCAACCTCCGGCAGGATGGAACGATTATCGTCAATCAGCGAAAAATTACCCTCGATCAACTCTCCGGCCTCCTGACCCGCATCTCCCAAAATTTCTCCGATCAATCCGTCATTATACGAGGCGACAGAAATTCCCGCTTGGAAGATACAATCCATGTGATGGATGTTTGCGCCAAGGTTGGCGTATGGAACGTTCGCTTCGGAGCATTGCCTCCCGAAGAAAATAAGCGAACGCCCTAATTCCATTCACATTCGAAGGCGCCGCATTCGCAACTCATTGAATTTCTTATACTAACCTCTTGCCGCTCGCCATGAATCGCTGTTGTTGACAACCCCAGCAAAAAAAGTCGAAAAAAAGCGTTACGAAATCATTAGAAATGCGTTTTTATTAATAGAATTTTTTAAGAGAGAAAAGAGATAACGTTTCAAAAGAGAAGAGAAAAACGATAAACCGAACCGAAAAGGCATAACCAAATTGAAATAAACCCACCCTCACGCATACACCACACATTCCCAACTGCTACGGTTCCTCCCGAACCGTCTCCCCTCTGGCGCACCCTCCTCCAGAGGGATTTTTTTTTGCCCTTTAGCTGATTTTCCTGGATGAATAGCAGATAGAGCCGCGCCCTCGGCTCCATCCATGATTTCCTATAATGGCTATTGCCATTGAATCGTATACTTCGGCGAAGCCGCCTCGCCGTCCGCATAATTCAAACTTACGCTCGCAGGCAAATTCGGTATGGGAGTTTTATTATACCAACTGGGAGTCGACCAAACGATCGGTTCCAAATTGTTGCCATTCAACTTAACCTTTTGACGATGGACGAGCGTCTCCTTTTTTTCCGCATTCGTTTGCCAAAAATCGATAAAGAGATCTTTTTTGGGAACTTCCATAAATTTCCAAACGGAACCAGCAACCCAAGGCCCCGGC
This genomic window from Candidatus Omnitrophota bacterium contains:
- a CDS encoding di-trans,poly-cis-decaprenylcistransferase — its product is MQSAFCPLNSASFHVAIIMDGNGRWAVQRGFPRGEGHRQGSHAVRRAVEAALRLGVTTLTLYAFSSDNWKRPMSEVNLLMSLFYDFLRKERKQCLENGIRLNVIGRRDRLSRSLRAAVESAEAATAQGEKMLLRIAIDYSARDSILFAASRLDGSGDATRENFAQRLAEVNHAHPAVPDVDLLIRTGGERRLSDFLLWECAYAELVFLETMWPDFTADDMEAAIREFHHRERRFGALPQAATA
- a CDS encoding transcriptional regulator; amino-acid sequence: MVAKNNVLHKDHPSACPADSEDLRVVHAILSKSDPAKLDRLIHERIRLGIVSALAVNETLTFNELKKILNTTDGNLSVHARKLEEAQYIVCVKSFEGRIPKTEYRLAPEGRCALERYLSHMEALIQAMKGR
- a CDS encoding NPCBM/NEW2 domain-containing protein → MRFRTLLLLGLLLRLPFLPVIGFEQDFIFFSSWAKYMANEGLLSIYDHPEAFEHRLINYPPVYLYVLYLLAKVFRLFFSAPFESRLFLCLIKSATVLFEAVAAWGLYHWLAKRRGESAGLWAMALYYLNPAVIYVSVYYGQVDAIFAALLLFSLLWLLDGRFFYGGAALAAALLMKIQALPFLPLFFLVPLLRKGGKAAFIALAGFVLAALLILSPFIAAGKLPTLWLRCVTENFQWGQSVTIGAFNLWRLHSDPNILPERIWGWLFGSDGELSANALVVYLTYKNLGTALFGAAFLVSLYAIVKRSSEEGILAAVSFAALAFYMLPVKVHERYLFPFFIFYALLAAASRSRRCFYAALTFTFLMNLITICPLIGEIRQASEIDASQGIWIAAANVILFVLFIAYEWILPASPHRRFSIMANALLFAMLLSAFLLWARNRGREEDPRILYLSHIKPVFSQQDWPAVPPELAADPPPGYGVGIDLSTDGNQLRIGDRIYRYGLGAHAKSRIEYDVPGEYDVFQCWTGVDAEALMLYDEYPGWGTVSFSVLVNGEMKYEGPLTIPYSHPCFVLVHLPKKEEGTNRLTLIVDNAENDTKGDHADWALACVLRAERP
- a CDS encoding thioesterase family protein → MKKSRLNLTFPIRVYPYRVYYADTDAGGVVYYAQYLRIFERMRALYVEEYGLTLREMAERNCVFVCRRAEVDYLSPALLDDKLEVKTWISELGGAYLTFQYEIVCPERTGEEGQPARIAAGITKMACCRRDESVMKTCRIPSWVLERLGDS
- a CDS encoding nucleotidyltransferase family protein, coding for MEPRIPIDREKIEKFCAKWSVKEFYLFGSVLRDDFGPDSDVDVCVRFDPNAPWDLMHIVEMIEELEGIFGRKVDLLEADAIRNPFRKKRILQTRRLIYAA
- a CDS encoding HepT-like ribonuclease domain-containing protein gives rise to the protein MPREKEDATYLWDMLEACRKIETIISGKTWRDFECDMVIRHAVERLIEIIGEAARNISAEFKTLHPEIPWKGIIGQRHIIAHEYAEIQYERIWKIATNRIPELLYQLTPLVRIPENEE
- a CDS encoding MogA/MoaB family molybdenum cofactor biosynthesis protein yields the protein MLKGIRFAIIVLSDRAALGVREDAAGPLLRTLIEKNGGECVRLDVLPDDAERLRKKILDLAVSGDYDVILTSGGTGIGPRDCSVDVARSLLEKELPGFGEEMRRRSLEKTPYAILSRATAGVVHDVFLLNLPGSPQGAVDCLTWVLKPLEHAVRLLKKQVVDCQSQLK
- a CDS encoding MotA/TolQ/ExbB proton channel family protein, with amino-acid sequence MNTRIPWTIALLLFSILFVSLDGPGAWAQKTGAASEVIPATGTPAGLTASEEEQGMTLYDLLKAGGWVMYIIGALSILALGLTIYYSITLTERNVVSNELVMQIRHYLQDRRYDDIARLCRRSKGMFGKVILAGVTRGAIDPGGVSSTMEAVGRREAEALMRKARHLSDIATIAPMLGLLGTVLGMINAFNFIAFDISAVKPVALASAVAQALVTTAAGLIVAIPCMGIFFYFRGKVQFLVGRVEEVAVEIAEALSSTDATKRKTTIRKG
- a CDS encoding biopolymer transporter ExbD; amino-acid sequence: MNFLGRYREDEPGIPMAPMIDIIFLLLIFFITTSVFARLENELAITVPTAETATTPKRNLGELVVNLRQDGTIIVNQRKITLDQLSGLLTRISQNFSDQSVIIRGDRNSRLEDTIHVMDVCAKVGVWNVRFGALPPEENKRTP